A genomic window from Algoriphagus sp. Y33 includes:
- the gap gene encoding type I glyceraldehyde-3-phosphate dehydrogenase, with translation MSKIKVGINGFGRIGRLAFRVAQEREDIQVVAINDLIDVDYMAYMLKYDSTHGTFKGTVEVKDGQLVVNGNSIRVTSEKSPANLKWGEVGADYVIESTGIFLTKETAQGHIDAGAKKVVMSAPSKDDTPMFVMGVNEDSYTSDMVFVSNASCTTNCLAPIAKVLNDNWGIEEGLMTTVHATTATQKTVDGPSAKDWRGGRGAGQNIIPSSTGAAKAVGKVIPELNGKLTGMAFRVPTPDVSVVDLTVRLKNPATYAEVCAKMKEVSETTMKGVLGYTEDDVVSNDFLGDARTSIFDAGAGIQLSDKFLKVVSWYDNEWGYSNKVIDLVSFIASK, from the coding sequence ATGAGCAAAATTAAAGTTGGAATCAACGGATTCGGTAGAATCGGACGTTTGGCGTTCAGAGTTGCACAAGAAAGAGAAGATATCCAGGTAGTAGCGATCAATGACTTGATCGACGTCGACTACATGGCATATATGCTTAAGTACGACTCTACTCACGGTACCTTCAAAGGCACAGTAGAGGTGAAAGACGGCCAATTGGTAGTAAATGGAAATAGCATCCGTGTTACTTCAGAGAAAAGCCCTGCCAACCTTAAGTGGGGTGAAGTAGGGGCTGATTATGTGATCGAATCAACAGGTATTTTCTTGACTAAAGAAACTGCACAAGGTCACATCGATGCAGGCGCTAAGAAAGTAGTAATGTCTGCACCGTCAAAGGATGATACGCCGATGTTCGTAATGGGTGTGAATGAAGATTCTTATACCTCTGACATGGTTTTTGTATCTAATGCTTCCTGTACTACAAACTGTTTGGCTCCAATCGCCAAAGTATTGAATGACAACTGGGGAATCGAGGAAGGTTTGATGACTACAGTTCACGCGACTACTGCTACACAGAAAACTGTTGACGGACCTTCTGCTAAGGACTGGAGAGGTGGCCGTGGCGCAGGGCAAAATATAATCCCTTCTTCTACGGGAGCTGCTAAAGCGGTGGGTAAGGTGATTCCTGAACTTAACGGTAAATTGACCGGTATGGCATTCAGAGTTCCTACTCCTGATGTTTCTGTGGTCGATTTGACAGTTAGATTGAAAAACCCTGCTACTTACGCTGAGGTTTGTGCGAAAATGAAAGAAGTTTCTGAGACTACCATGAAAGGCGTTCTTGGGTACACTGAAGATGATGTCGTTTCCAATGACTTCCTTGGAGATGCCAGAACATCCATCTTCGATGCAGGTGCAGGTATCCAGCTTTCTGACAAATTCTTGAAAGTAGTTTCTTGGTATGACAATGAGTGGGGTTACTCCAATAAAGTGATCGATTTGGTTAGCTTCATTGCTAGCAAATAA
- a CDS encoding M1 family aminopeptidase, producing the protein MKKLLVLFGFAVILFSCKTSPSDEHFYDAGISVELAKFRKQQLTNIHYKLSFDIPSRKSDPIPAHLILEAELIDLSHPLILDFHEKSSHLLSLKVNGQESEITHRDEHITIPEKLLKKGFNSIEFDFLAGELSLNRNEDFLYTLLVPDRARTLFPCFDQPSLKANYTLTITAPKTWKVLAGAPEIGADDKGDFTTHRFAKSDLMSTYLFSFVAGKFDLAKADSSYAQTMLYRETSAEKIASSIPEVFRLHQKAKEFLENYTAYPFLFQKLDFATIPIFQYGGMEHIGAIQYRESSLFLDENATNSQLLSRAKLIGHETAHMWFGDLVTMDWFDDVWMKEVFANFMAGKLVNPAYPEINHELLFLTNHYPAAYGEDRTQGTNPIRQKLANLKDAGSLYGSIIYDKAPIMMRQLETAMGEAAFQKGIQTYIKTYANDNATWNDLIAILDDNTEMDLQDWSEVWVNQSGRPVLTDNIELAKDGTISSFEISQKAEDGSDKIWPQLFDITFFYPDTSRTFTISMAGESLNLQEAVGEQQASKIIYNSNGLGYGIFPIDKQSLATIQDLSDEVMRGQSYINLYENTLSGNIEPILAFETFQKGIAQEGNEILASLISSELSAIFWKYLTVDQRKKVLPGLEVQLWNQLQTDLPTNLKKTIFSLYRGIAYSGTGQDRLYKIWNKDIEIKDLKLNPDNFTDLAMTLALYGHPMSSQILTEERTSISNPDKLDRFDFLQPALSQNATERDRLFESFRDADNREKESWVLSACSYIHHPLRQESAINHLPLAMELLEDIQKTGDIFFPKRWISATAGQYTSPKAAKIVSDFLEANQDYNPILKNKILQATDDLMRVQKIVKQD; encoded by the coding sequence ATGAAAAAACTACTTGTGCTTTTTGGGTTCGCAGTTATCCTCTTTTCCTGCAAGACTTCTCCTTCAGATGAACATTTTTATGACGCAGGGATCTCGGTCGAACTTGCAAAATTCAGAAAGCAGCAACTAACGAATATCCATTACAAACTGTCATTTGATATTCCTTCGAGGAAATCAGATCCAATTCCTGCACATCTAATTTTGGAAGCTGAGCTCATTGACCTAAGCCATCCCTTGATTTTGGATTTCCATGAGAAATCATCCCACTTACTTTCTTTGAAAGTGAACGGTCAAGAGAGTGAAATCACTCATAGGGATGAGCACATCACCATTCCTGAGAAGTTGCTTAAAAAGGGATTCAACTCCATTGAGTTTGATTTCCTGGCAGGAGAACTTTCGCTGAATAGAAATGAGGATTTTCTCTATACTTTATTGGTCCCTGATCGGGCGAGAACGCTTTTCCCTTGTTTTGACCAGCCCAGTTTAAAGGCAAACTACACGTTGACCATCACTGCGCCAAAAACCTGGAAAGTCTTGGCAGGAGCACCTGAAATTGGGGCTGATGACAAAGGTGACTTCACCACGCACCGCTTTGCCAAGTCTGATCTGATGAGCACGTATTTATTCTCCTTTGTAGCAGGGAAATTCGATCTGGCAAAGGCTGATTCCAGCTATGCTCAAACAATGCTGTATCGGGAAACGAGTGCTGAAAAAATAGCATCCAGTATCCCCGAAGTATTTCGTCTCCATCAGAAGGCTAAAGAATTTCTGGAAAACTACACCGCTTACCCTTTCCTATTTCAGAAACTTGATTTTGCTACAATTCCGATTTTCCAGTATGGAGGAATGGAACATATAGGAGCGATCCAGTATCGGGAATCCTCTCTTTTCTTGGATGAAAATGCGACAAACTCCCAGCTGTTAAGCCGTGCAAAACTTATAGGTCACGAAACCGCTCATATGTGGTTTGGAGATCTGGTGACGATGGATTGGTTTGATGATGTGTGGATGAAGGAGGTTTTCGCCAATTTTATGGCCGGCAAACTAGTCAACCCCGCTTACCCCGAAATCAATCATGAGCTGTTGTTTCTAACCAATCATTATCCTGCAGCTTACGGCGAAGACCGTACACAGGGCACCAACCCAATCCGCCAAAAACTAGCCAATTTAAAGGATGCGGGATCACTGTATGGAAGCATAATTTATGACAAGGCTCCGATCATGATGCGCCAATTGGAGACAGCAATGGGTGAAGCGGCATTTCAAAAAGGCATACAGACATATATCAAGACCTATGCAAACGACAACGCAACCTGGAATGACCTGATTGCGATTCTGGATGACAACACTGAAATGGATCTTCAAGATTGGAGTGAAGTATGGGTGAATCAATCAGGGAGACCAGTCCTTACCGACAATATTGAACTCGCAAAAGACGGAACAATTAGCTCCTTTGAAATTTCCCAAAAAGCCGAAGATGGCTCAGATAAAATCTGGCCACAGCTATTTGATATCACGTTCTTTTATCCTGATACCAGCAGGACATTTACAATTTCTATGGCAGGTGAATCCTTGAATTTGCAAGAAGCAGTCGGCGAACAACAAGCATCCAAAATTATTTACAACAGCAACGGCCTTGGATATGGGATTTTTCCGATTGATAAGCAATCGTTAGCAACAATTCAAGACCTTTCGGATGAGGTAATGCGTGGCCAATCCTACATCAACTTATATGAAAACACCCTTTCCGGAAATATAGAACCAATACTAGCTTTTGAGACTTTTCAAAAAGGAATAGCACAGGAAGGAAATGAAATTTTAGCAAGTTTGATTTCTTCTGAACTCAGTGCGATTTTCTGGAAATATCTCACGGTAGACCAGCGAAAAAAAGTCCTTCCAGGCTTAGAAGTTCAATTATGGAATCAATTGCAAACAGACCTCCCCACCAATCTGAAGAAAACCATCTTCTCTCTATACAGGGGAATTGCTTATTCCGGGACGGGTCAGGATCGACTTTATAAAATCTGGAATAAGGATATCGAGATCAAAGACCTAAAACTCAATCCTGACAACTTCACGGATCTGGCTATGACGTTGGCTTTGTATGGACATCCTATGTCATCTCAAATCTTAACCGAAGAACGAACAAGCATAAGTAACCCGGACAAACTTGACCGATTTGATTTTCTTCAGCCGGCTTTATCCCAAAATGCCACAGAGCGGGACAGACTCTTCGAGTCATTCCGGGATGCAGATAATAGAGAAAAAGAATCTTGGGTCTTATCAGCCTGTAGCTACATACACCATCCTTTGCGTCAGGAATCCGCCATCAACCATCTCCCGCTGGCAATGGAGCTATTGGAAGACATTCAGAAGACAGGAGACATTTTCTTTCCGAAAAGATGGATATCTGCTACAGCAGGACAATACACCTCTCCAAAAGCCGCTAAAATCGTCTCGGACTTTCTAGAAGCAAATCAAGACTACAATCCTATCTTAAAAAACAAAATCCTTCAGGCAACGGATGATTTGATGCGAGTGCAGAAGATAGTAAAGCAAGATTAA
- a CDS encoding GIY-YIG nuclease family protein — translation MATMYILYSEKLAKYYVGACTDLQRRLYEHNIGHSKFTYTGIPWKLVYREDFDDLLTAKRRELQIKKMKSKKYIESLIRSAQ, via the coding sequence ATGGCTACAATGTATATCTTGTATTCTGAAAAACTTGCCAAGTATTATGTAGGCGCATGCACAGATCTTCAGCGCAGACTATATGAACATAACATTGGCCACTCTAAATTCACCTACACAGGAATTCCCTGGAAACTGGTTTACCGTGAGGATTTTGATGATCTGCTTACTGCCAAACGTAGAGAACTTCAGATTAAAAAGATGAAAAGCAAAAAATATATTGAATCGCTTATCCGATCAGCTCAGTAG
- a CDS encoding PAS domain-containing protein: MKNNSEQLLSFLKSMGGIVWEADSMMRLFNSIGDPSQHILGFPQETWTDTPGFWESRIHPDDIGVVSEYRNLNDSPGKIHSFEYRMISADDNIKWVKDTVSFITEGDVQPFLCGIMTETTAFRRLIALEQLEKNVFQLNMNNSLHELLLCYLAGLEELFPMMQCSILKIKNGRLRDGISPSLPGAYMASLENVQIGENVGSCGTAAALKRQIIVTDISTDPKWIGYRELALMHGLMACWSNPVIGTEGEVIATLAMYYRQPKSPTEDELRVMERATALLQVILENRQNTEIIIEKNLLMLQSQELAHFGNWNWDIEHNIVTWSPALYTIYGLNPNEFKATFEGYLELLHPDDRIRVKGIIENVLSTGEDTDFEERIVRPDGEVRYLRSWAKRKSDPNGEILGMIGACLDNTEKVSRIMAIEEQNQQFREIAWLQSHIIRAPLARIMGLIDLIKNTPVEELSQSELLDYLLTSANELDDQIRIITQKTDKR; encoded by the coding sequence ATGAAAAATAACTCCGAACAATTGCTTTCTTTTCTGAAATCTATGGGAGGGATTGTATGGGAAGCCGATTCAATGATGCGGCTATTTAATTCCATCGGAGATCCTAGTCAGCATATTTTAGGTTTTCCACAGGAAACGTGGACAGACACGCCTGGTTTTTGGGAGAGCCGCATTCATCCCGATGATATTGGAGTGGTGTCTGAATACCGAAATTTGAATGACAGCCCCGGAAAAATCCATTCTTTCGAATATAGGATGATTAGTGCGGATGACAATATCAAATGGGTTAAGGACACAGTTTCTTTTATCACTGAAGGGGATGTCCAACCTTTTCTTTGTGGAATTATGACTGAAACCACAGCCTTTAGAAGGCTAATCGCTCTGGAGCAGCTGGAAAAAAATGTGTTTCAGCTGAATATGAATAATTCCCTTCATGAATTGCTTTTATGCTATCTCGCAGGACTCGAAGAATTGTTTCCCATGATGCAATGTTCAATTCTGAAAATCAAAAATGGTCGCTTGCGTGATGGTATATCTCCCTCCTTGCCCGGTGCCTATATGGCTTCCCTTGAGAACGTACAGATCGGTGAGAATGTGGGGTCCTGTGGCACTGCTGCAGCTTTAAAACGACAGATCATTGTTACTGATATTTCCACTGATCCTAAGTGGATAGGTTACCGCGAGCTTGCTCTTATGCATGGATTGATGGCCTGCTGGTCAAATCCTGTAATCGGTACTGAAGGAGAGGTGATAGCTACGCTGGCAATGTATTACCGTCAACCCAAATCACCAACTGAAGACGAACTAAGAGTGATGGAACGTGCGACAGCATTGCTACAAGTCATCTTAGAAAACAGACAAAACACAGAGATCATCATCGAGAAGAATTTGCTGATGCTACAGAGTCAGGAACTCGCACATTTTGGTAACTGGAACTGGGATATCGAGCATAATATTGTCACCTGGTCGCCTGCCTTATATACAATCTACGGATTGAACCCAAATGAATTCAAAGCGACCTTTGAAGGATATCTTGAATTGCTGCACCCAGACGATCGGATTAGGGTAAAAGGGATAATTGAAAATGTGTTGAGTACCGGAGAGGACACCGATTTCGAAGAAAGAATTGTCCGCCCAGATGGTGAAGTACGTTATTTAAGGTCTTGGGCCAAGCGCAAATCTGATCCGAACGGAGAAATACTTGGAATGATTGGCGCTTGTCTGGATAATACGGAGAAAGTCAGTAGGATTATGGCTATCGAAGAACAAAACCAGCAATTTCGGGAAATCGCATGGTTGCAGTCTCACATAATCCGAGCTCCACTAGCTCGGATTATGGGACTTATCGATCTGATCAAAAATACACCTGTAGAAGAATTGTCACAAAGCGAACTGCTGGACTATTTATTGACCTCAGCCAACGAATTAGATGATCAGATCAGGATCATAACTCAAAAGACCGATAAAAGATAG
- a CDS encoding DUF1080 domain-containing protein → MKKHYIIVASLASMLASCSGEKAVETETEEVAVVEAPTEEEWVDLFANNDFSNWHKYGGGEVGNAWKVENGEAYLDAKNKDGWQTGDGGDIVTNEEYENFHLKYDWKISQNGNSGVIFYSHEAPEYPYSWNTGMEMQVLDNEGHPDAKIVSHRAGDLYDLIVSSEETVKPYGEWNSAEIIADNGKLDLILNGTTIVSTRLWTPEWEALIAGSKFKDMPNFGTYKKGRIALQDHGDLVYFKNVMIKKL, encoded by the coding sequence ATGAAAAAACACTATATTATCGTTGCGTCACTTGCAAGCATGCTTGCTTCGTGTTCCGGCGAAAAAGCCGTCGAAACAGAAACTGAAGAAGTGGCTGTGGTTGAAGCTCCGACGGAAGAAGAGTGGGTAGATCTATTTGCCAACAATGATTTCTCTAACTGGCACAAGTACGGCGGAGGAGAAGTAGGGAATGCCTGGAAAGTCGAAAATGGTGAAGCATACCTTGATGCCAAAAACAAAGACGGCTGGCAGACAGGTGACGGTGGTGATATTGTCACAAATGAGGAATATGAAAATTTCCACTTAAAATATGATTGGAAAATCTCCCAAAATGGAAATAGCGGTGTGATTTTCTATTCCCATGAAGCTCCGGAATATCCCTATTCTTGGAATACAGGAATGGAAATGCAGGTTCTGGACAACGAAGGCCATCCTGACGCTAAAATCGTTAGCCATAGAGCTGGTGATCTGTATGATCTGATCGTAAGCAGTGAAGAGACAGTGAAACCTTATGGAGAATGGAACTCAGCTGAGATCATTGCCGACAACGGCAAGCTTGATTTAATCCTAAATGGAACCACCATAGTAAGTACTAGGCTTTGGACTCCTGAGTGGGAAGCATTGATTGCAGGCAGCAAATTCAAGGACATGCCTAATTTTGGCACCTACAAAAAAGGCAGAATCGCCTTACAAGATCATGGTGATCTAGTTTACTTTAAGAATGTGATGATTAAGAAGCTTTAA
- a CDS encoding c-type cytochrome — MKITKPLNLAIIALAGFTFACGGDKTTETTSVPAADAPVSAPQKEMSLEEKYQDDPVYIKGLAKLKTSDCTSCHMVERKIVGPSYADVAAKYESTEENVNLLAQKVIEGGVGVWGEIPMPPHPTLSLEDAKDMVSYVLLLKK; from the coding sequence ATGAAAATCACAAAACCTTTAAACCTTGCCATCATAGCTCTGGCAGGGTTTACCTTTGCCTGTGGAGGAGATAAAACCACCGAGACCACATCAGTTCCTGCGGCCGATGCTCCGGTATCCGCTCCTCAAAAAGAAATGAGTCTGGAAGAAAAATACCAAGACGATCCTGTTTACATCAAAGGACTTGCAAAACTAAAAACCTCTGACTGTACCTCTTGCCACATGGTAGAAAGGAAAATTGTAGGCCCTTCTTATGCTGATGTAGCAGCTAAATATGAGAGCACTGAAGAAAACGTCAATTTACTTGCCCAGAAGGTAATCGAAGGTGGAGTAGGCGTATGGGGAGAGATCCCAATGCCTCCGCATCCTACTTTGAGCTTAGAAGACGCAAAAGACATGGTAAGCTATGTACTCCTATTGAAAAAATAA
- a CDS encoding sugar phosphate isomerase/epimerase, translating into MKTIKGPAIFLAQFIDDKEPFNNLKNICDYMANLGYKGVQIPSWDARMIDLPKAAESKTYADEIVGTVKEAGLQITELSTHLQGQLVAVHPAYNELFDGFAPASLKGNLQGKTDWAVQQLKSAAKASQNMGLTAHATFSGALMWQTVYPWPQRPAGLVDTGFTELAKRWTPILDEFDKYGVDVCYELHPGEDLHDGVTFEMFLDKVNNHKRANILYDPSHFVLQCLDYLQFIDFYHERIKMFHVKDAEFNPTGKQGVYGGYQGWVERAGRFRSLGDGQVDFSGIFSKLSQYDYDGWAVLEWECAIKHPEQGAAEGAPFIDSHIINVTEKAFDDFAGMGADEAFNKKILGI; encoded by the coding sequence ATGAAGACAATTAAAGGCCCGGCGATCTTTCTCGCCCAATTTATTGACGACAAAGAACCCTTCAACAACCTGAAGAACATTTGTGACTACATGGCCAACCTAGGCTACAAAGGCGTGCAAATTCCAAGTTGGGATGCCAGAATGATTGATCTGCCAAAAGCTGCCGAGAGCAAAACTTACGCAGATGAAATCGTCGGCACGGTAAAAGAGGCAGGCTTACAAATCACGGAACTTTCTACTCACCTGCAAGGACAATTAGTAGCTGTTCATCCGGCATACAATGAATTATTTGACGGTTTTGCGCCGGCTAGTCTGAAAGGAAACCTTCAGGGCAAAACAGATTGGGCCGTGCAGCAGTTGAAATCTGCTGCAAAAGCCTCCCAAAACATGGGACTCACCGCACACGCTACTTTCTCGGGAGCTCTAATGTGGCAGACAGTGTATCCTTGGCCTCAAAGACCAGCCGGATTAGTGGATACAGGCTTCACTGAACTTGCAAAAAGATGGACTCCTATCCTTGACGAATTTGACAAATACGGAGTGGATGTTTGTTATGAACTTCACCCGGGAGAAGATTTGCATGATGGGGTGACATTTGAAATGTTTTTAGATAAAGTCAATAACCACAAGCGTGCAAACATACTTTATGACCCAAGTCATTTCGTGCTGCAATGCCTAGACTATCTGCAATTCATTGATTTTTACCATGAAAGAATCAAAATGTTCCATGTAAAGGATGCCGAATTCAATCCTACAGGCAAGCAGGGAGTGTATGGTGGATACCAAGGATGGGTAGAGCGGGCTGGCCGATTCAGATCACTGGGCGATGGTCAGGTTGATTTTAGCGGAATTTTTAGCAAACTTTCGCAGTACGATTACGATGGATGGGCCGTTTTAGAATGGGAGTGTGCCATTAAGCATCCTGAGCAAGGGGCTGCAGAGGGTGCCCCTTTTATAGATTCGCACATTATAAATGTCACAGAAAAAGCATTTGACGATTTTGCAGGAATGGGCGCGGACGAAGCTTTCAACAAAAAAATACTAGGAATCTAA
- a CDS encoding Gfo/Idh/MocA family protein, whose protein sequence is MSSSQKLKIGLIGGGPGSFIGAIHLNGALMDGMFELVAGAFSSNPKKSKQRGEELRLDPGRVYDNYDEMFAKELELPESVRIDVVVIVTPNNVHFDPTVKALKHGFHVVLDKPLTLNYTEAKELYHIVNASEKRFLLTHTYSGYPMIKQAKQMIAEGHIGKVRKVYVEYPQGWLWKLLESENNKQAEWRTDPQRNGLAGCMGDIGTHAFHLAEYVSGEKVSHVCADLYIKVEGRPIDDDGVVLMRFENGASGVLTASQTDTGAENNLRIRVYGEKGGLEWEQELNNTLIARWPDAPDQILRAGTGYLGSLANENTRTPAGHPEGYVEAFANLYRNFARCIYAERAGETPKPEWEDYPGIEDGIRGMAFIDHVLKSNESDIKWTPFEVEK, encoded by the coding sequence TTGGAGCTATTCATTTAAATGGAGCCTTGATGGACGGGATGTTCGAGCTAGTAGCCGGAGCATTCAGCTCAAACCCAAAAAAATCAAAGCAACGGGGTGAAGAACTCAGGCTCGATCCAGGGAGAGTTTATGACAATTATGATGAGATGTTTGCCAAAGAACTGGAGCTTCCAGAATCTGTACGAATAGATGTAGTCGTAATTGTAACCCCAAACAATGTACATTTTGACCCCACTGTGAAAGCACTCAAGCATGGCTTTCATGTGGTACTGGACAAACCACTAACACTCAATTATACAGAAGCAAAAGAACTGTATCATATAGTCAATGCTTCAGAGAAAAGATTTCTCCTAACTCATACCTACTCCGGCTATCCGATGATCAAGCAAGCCAAGCAAATGATAGCCGAAGGGCATATCGGAAAAGTGCGGAAAGTCTACGTAGAGTACCCTCAGGGCTGGCTCTGGAAACTACTGGAATCTGAAAACAACAAGCAAGCCGAATGGCGTACTGACCCCCAAAGAAACGGTTTGGCAGGATGTATGGGGGATATCGGTACGCATGCATTTCACTTGGCCGAATATGTTTCAGGTGAGAAAGTTTCCCATGTCTGTGCTGATCTTTATATAAAAGTAGAGGGTAGACCTATTGATGATGATGGCGTGGTGTTGATGAGATTTGAAAATGGAGCCTCAGGAGTTCTTACGGCATCTCAAACTGATACAGGAGCAGAAAACAACCTGCGGATTCGTGTATACGGAGAGAAAGGCGGGCTGGAGTGGGAGCAGGAATTGAACAATACGCTAATCGCACGCTGGCCGGATGCTCCGGACCAGATTTTGAGAGCCGGCACGGGATACTTGGGTTCGCTCGCAAATGAAAATACCCGAACTCCGGCAGGCCACCCGGAAGGATATGTGGAAGCATTTGCCAATTTGTACAGAAATTTCGCCAGATGCATATATGCTGAACGCGCCGGTGAAACGCCCAAACCGGAGTGGGAGGATTACCCCGGAATAGAAGACGGTATCAGAGGCATGGCTTTCATAGACCATGTATTGAAAAGTAATGAGTCTGACATTAAATGGACACCTTTTGAAGTAGAAAAATAA